One window from the genome of Mustela lutreola isolate mMusLut2 chromosome 11, mMusLut2.pri, whole genome shotgun sequence encodes:
- the LOC131811706 gene encoding ubiquitin D-like: MASGTSCLHVTVSSEGRTSMTFAANSDDTVRKIKEHVRAKTKIPVQDQVLLLGSKMLKPQRRLSSYGIDKETTIHLTLKVVTPSDEELPVTLVQSCDGGQRHLLQVRRSSSVAQVKQMIKTKTAIAPEQQIVTCNGKRLEDGKSMADYGVRRGASLWLADYCIGG, encoded by the exons ATGGCATCTGGTACTTCCTGCCTCCAT GTGACGGTCTCTTCTGAGGGAAGGACATCCATGACCTTCGCTGCTAACTCGGATGACACAGTGAGGAAGATCAAAGAACACGTCCGGGCGAAGACCAAGATTCCTGTGCAGGACCAGGTCCTGTTGCTGGGCTCCAAGATGCTGAAGCCCCAGAGGAGGCTGTCGTCTTACGGCATTGACAAGGAGACGACCATCCACCTCACTCTGAAGGTGGTGACGCCCAGTGATGAGGAGCTGCCTGTGACTCTGGTGCAGTCCTGTGATGGGGGGCAGAGGCACCTCCTCCAGGTGCGAAGGTCCAGCTCAGTGGCCCAGGTGAAACAGATGATCAAGACCAAGACCGCGATCGCGCCTGAGCAACAGATTGTGACTTGCAATGGCAAGAGGCTGGAAGATGGGAAGAGCATGGCGGATTACGGCGTCAGACGGGGCGCTTCACTCTGGCTGGCAGACTACTGCATTGGGGGGTGA
- the LOC131811008 gene encoding putative olfactory receptor 2I1: MSSGMAVRRGECGEHVRALTAAAGGCVRVVTTATVRRQLCEPEPVLTDRNPADTAHRENRFPCLLSSERLTNIPAAQLRSLQNPEGGFRGQLQPPPPSKPSGSFLPQANHSTGERFLLLGFSDWPALQPGLFALVLLCYLLTLAGNSTLVLLAVRDPRLHTPMYYFLGHLALVYAGFTTSVAPALLASLCGAELWLPRAGCLAQLCTSLALGSVECLLLAVMALDRAAAVVHPLRHAELASPRRCRALACASWLGGLANSAAQSALLAARPLCAPRRLDHFICELPALLQLACGSDRDATERRMFAARVVILLLPSAVILASYSAVARAICGMRSRGGRSKALGTCGSHLTAVCLFYGSAIYTYLQPTRRYDQGRGKFVSLFYTVVTPALNPLIYTLRNKHVKGAARTLLRSVGGGQAGR, translated from the exons ATGAGTTCTGGGATGGCAGTGCGGAGGGGCGAGTGCGGGGAACACGTCCGTGCGCTCACAGCTGCTGCAGGAGGGTGTGTGCGTGTTGTGACCACAGCGACAGTGCGGCGACAGCTGTGCGAGCCGGAGCCCGTGCTCACGGACCGCAATCCGGCAGACACCGCACA CAGGGAGAATCgcttcccctgcctcctctccagtgAGCGGCTCACCAACATCCCCGCTGCACAGCTCCGGAGCCTTCAGAATCCAGAAGGCGGTTTCCGCGGCCAGCTGCAGCCACCG CCTCCTTCCAAACCCTCTGGGAGTTTCCTCCCGCAGGCCAACCACAGCACCGGGGAGCGCTTCCTCCTGCTTGGTTTCTCCGACTGGCCCGCGCTGCAGCCCGGCCTCTTCGCCCTCGTCCTGCTCTGCTACCTCCTGACCCTGGCGGGCAACTCGACCCTCGTGCTGCTGGCCGTGCGCGACCCGCGCCTGCACACACCCATGTACTACTTCCTGGGCCACCTGGCGCTGGTGTACGCGGGCTTCACCACGAGCGTGGCGCCCGCGCTGCTGGCCAGCCTGTGCGGCGCAGAGCTGTGGCTGCCCCGCGCGGGCTGCCTGGCCCAGCTGTGCACGTCGCTGGCGCTGGGCTCCGTGGAGTGCCTGCTGCTGGCGGTGATGGCGCTGGACCGCGCGGCCGCCGTCGTGCACCCGCTGCGCCACGCCGAGCTCGCCTCCCCGCGCCGGTGCCGCGCGCTGGCCTGTGCCTCCTGGCTGGGCGGCCTGGCCAACTCCGCCGCGCAGAGCGCGCTCCTGGCCGCACGGCCGCTGTGCGCGCCCCGCCGGCTGGACCACTTCATCTGCGAGCTCCCCGCGCTGCTGCAGCTGGCCTGTGGCAGTGACCGCGACGCCACCGAGCGCCGGATGTTCGCTGCGCGCGTGGTCATCCTGCTGCTGCCGTCCGCCGTCATCCTGGCCTCGTACAGCGCCGTGGCCCGCGCCATCTGCGGCATGCGCTCCCGGGGCGGCCGCAGCAAAGCGCTGGGCACGTGCGGGTCCCACCTGACCGCCGTCTGCCTCTTCTACGGCTCGGCCATCTACACCTACCTACAGCCCACGCGCCGCTACGACCAGGGCCGGGGCAAGTTCGTTTCGCTCTTCTACACCGTGGTCACCCCGGCGCTCAACCCGCTCATCTACACCCTCAGGAACAAGCACGTGAAGGGGGCCGCCAGGACGCTCCTGCgcagtgtggggggagggcaggctgggCGGTGa